A single region of the Cyanobacteria bacterium FACHB-DQ100 genome encodes:
- a CDS encoding sigma-70 family RNA polymerase sigma factor translates to MDGTRSVTTAEISWIGSIFPVQADDSPSNFADQGDRELIKDSIAGNTQSFRRLYRRYQNRVRALLYQLCDPHAIDDLVQEVFLRVWKGLPKFRQNSQFSTWLYRIVWNVASDYRQAAAKSRSRLEVLTQHAPTQQDAPDLMQMHYEDIVMRGLKELSFDHRTILVLHDLEGMPQKEVADILEIPVGTVKSRLFHARGAMRQFLDRQGVQL, encoded by the coding sequence ATGGATGGCACTCGGTCAGTGACTACGGCAGAAATTTCTTGGATAGGTTCTATATTCCCGGTGCAAGCAGATGATTCTCCCTCAAATTTTGCCGATCAGGGCGATCGCGAACTGATCAAAGACAGCATTGCGGGAAATACTCAAAGCTTTCGCCGCCTCTACAGACGCTATCAAAATCGCGTCCGGGCATTGCTCTACCAACTGTGCGACCCTCACGCGATCGATGATTTGGTTCAAGAAGTATTCTTGCGGGTTTGGAAAGGCTTACCCAAGTTTCGCCAAAATTCCCAGTTCTCCACTTGGCTGTATCGAATTGTCTGGAATGTGGCATCCGATTACCGCCAAGCGGCAGCAAAAAGCCGATCGCGCCTCGAAGTCCTGACCCAACACGCCCCCACCCAGCAAGATGCCCCCGATCTGATGCAGATGCACTACGAAGATATTGTCATGCGCGGCTTGAAGGAATTGAGCTTCGACCATCGCACGATTTTAGTGCTGCATGACTTGGAAGGAATGCCGCAAAAAGAAGTCGCTGATATTTTAGAAATTCCGGTTGGTACAGTGAAATCAAGGTTATTTCATGCACGCGGGGCAATGCGCCAATTTCTCGATCGTCAAGGAGTTCAACTATGA
- a CDS encoding alpha amylase C-terminal domain-containing protein, producing MSSPIEFNVFAPRNEAVHLVGSFTQEDIPMQKGEDGFFRVKVNLEDGQYQYKLRVKSNSPALQGQWVETNDPYMTEMDRKTENGVVRVKDGQRISDTYIWQHDRQPLPENRDVILYEMHIADFCGKGTDISDPTKFKQVLDKLDHLSELGINAIALMPVTEYDGDYRWGYMPLHFFALESSYGKPEDFKRLIDECHGRGIRVLIDCIFNHTNEESPLLKIDRDYWYYHDRHYPEDDANYWGPELSYENYDSDRNIRPTWNFVRDVVQFWIREYHIDGIRYDAVRQIANYEFFGWLFQQIEIKDKPFYQIAEHIPDTSEVCSPKGVFDACWHESFRYFLKDALIGQSVDLEELKKAIDARQQGYAGATSVINYLATHDREHMIVELGDVGIFDQPAFDRVKFGVILQLTAPGIPMIWMGDEFGQATHKTQTTLEPNQLDWSLLDHNRDLFEFYKRTIALRHEKSSLRTDNIEFFFEHLDDKVLAYVRWNDDGERVIVVANFSDQNYENYAIDNLPTDCYWQDWNNGSEIEVNEGRSAIDLPSLSAKVLLSH from the coding sequence ATGAGTAGCCCGATCGAATTTAATGTGTTCGCCCCACGCAACGAAGCGGTTCATCTCGTTGGTTCTTTCACTCAAGAAGATATCCCAATGCAGAAGGGCGAAGATGGGTTTTTTCGGGTAAAAGTCAATCTCGAAGATGGGCAATATCAATACAAACTGCGCGTAAAATCAAACAGTCCCGCCTTGCAAGGACAATGGGTTGAGACAAATGATCCATACATGACGGAGATGGATCGTAAAACAGAAAATGGAGTTGTACGAGTAAAAGACGGACAACGCATTTCAGATACATATATCTGGCAACACGATCGTCAACCGCTTCCCGAAAATCGCGATGTGATTCTCTACGAAATGCACATTGCAGATTTCTGCGGAAAAGGCACTGATATCTCTGATCCCACTAAGTTTAAGCAGGTCTTAGACAAGCTCGATCATTTAAGCGAATTGGGCATTAATGCGATCGCCCTCATGCCCGTTACCGAATACGATGGCGACTATCGCTGGGGCTATATGCCGCTTCACTTTTTCGCACTTGAAAGCAGCTACGGCAAACCCGAAGACTTTAAACGCTTGATCGATGAATGTCACGGGCGCGGAATTCGCGTTTTGATTGATTGCATTTTCAATCACACAAATGAAGAAAGCCCGTTGTTAAAGATCGATCGTGACTATTGGTACTACCACGATCGGCATTATCCCGAAGATGATGCAAACTATTGGGGGCCTGAGCTGAGCTACGAAAATTACGACAGCGATCGCAACATTCGACCGACCTGGAATTTTGTTCGCGATGTAGTGCAATTCTGGATTCGCGAGTATCACATTGATGGTATTCGCTATGATGCCGTGCGCCAAATCGCAAACTATGAATTCTTTGGCTGGTTATTTCAGCAAATTGAAATTAAAGATAAGCCTTTTTATCAGATTGCAGAGCATATTCCTGATACCAGTGAGGTTTGCAGCCCCAAAGGTGTGTTTGATGCTTGCTGGCATGAAAGCTTCCGCTACTTCCTGAAAGACGCGCTTATTGGTCAATCCGTCGATTTAGAGGAACTCAAGAAAGCGATCGATGCTCGTCAACAAGGGTACGCTGGCGCAACCTCAGTGATTAACTATCTAGCAACACACGATCGCGAACACATGATTGTTGAACTGGGCGATGTTGGCATTTTTGATCAGCCTGCTTTCGATCGCGTCAAATTCGGCGTGATTCTTCAGCTTACTGCTCCGGGTATTCCCATGATCTGGATGGGTGATGAATTCGGACAAGCCACCCACAAAACGCAAACAACTCTGGAGCCGAACCAATTAGATTGGTCGTTGCTCGACCACAATCGCGATTTGTTTGAGTTCTACAAACGAACGATCGCCCTCCGTCACGAAAAATCCTCGCTCCGCACCGACAATATCGAATTTTTCTTCGAGCATCTAGACGATAAAGTTTTGGCGTATGTGCGCTGGAACGATGACGGCGAAAGGGTGATTGTGGTCGCAAATTTCTCTGACCAAAATTATGAGAACTACGCGATCGACAATCTTCCAACCGATTGCTATTGGCAAGACTGGAACAACGGCAGCGAAATCGAAGTGAATGAGGGGAGATCTGCGATCGACCTCCCCAGCCTCAGCGCAAAAGTTTTGTTAAGTCATTAA
- a CDS encoding succinate--CoA ligase subunit beta has protein sequence MDLLEYQAKDLFREVGIPVLPSQCIERPTDLKALKIPYPIALKSQVYVGERGRVGGVRFVSNTIDAIAAAHSIFNLPIMGEYPKVLLAEAKYEAQQELYLAVVLNQSIRRPVILGSTKGGIDVQTAIDEMQHVIIDQEFSSFYARRLALKMGLQGNLINAFSEIVERLYRLFIDKDLDLVEINPLGVSATGELMALDGKITVNDAALGRHPALAALDPRPRKFGIDRLPESLTTIDPEGQIAILCNGAALTMTTMDMIAQAGGKLLHYVNIGSDTHHNWQPETLCDRLEQGLSLLSRNKQVKAILINMVSGTVKSDQVATAIVRFLRPPAPTRAISNKEDLRISRGAPSPKLVVRLLGTNLTEAKEQLSVTPAILIDDLDSAIARLIALAKKRES, from the coding sequence ATGGATCTCCTCGAATATCAAGCCAAAGATTTGTTCCGCGAAGTCGGCATTCCGGTGCTGCCTTCGCAATGTATCGAGCGTCCGACCGATCTCAAAGCGCTGAAAATCCCGTATCCGATCGCGCTCAAATCTCAAGTCTATGTAGGTGAGCGTGGACGGGTTGGGGGTGTGCGGTTTGTGTCGAATACGATCGACGCGATCGCAGCGGCGCATTCAATTTTTAATCTGCCAATTATGGGGGAATATCCTAAAGTCTTGTTGGCAGAAGCAAAGTATGAGGCGCAGCAGGAGCTTTATCTCGCCGTTGTTCTCAATCAATCAATTCGACGACCTGTGATTCTGGGATCGACAAAAGGGGGAATCGATGTGCAAACGGCGATCGACGAAATGCAGCACGTTATCATTGATCAAGAATTCTCCTCGTTTTATGCGCGACGCTTAGCGCTGAAAATGGGACTACAAGGGAACCTCATTAACGCTTTCAGTGAGATTGTTGAGCGACTGTATCGCCTGTTCATCGACAAAGACTTAGATTTAGTTGAAATTAATCCACTCGGCGTAAGTGCGACAGGTGAGCTAATGGCACTCGACGGGAAAATCACCGTCAATGATGCCGCTTTGGGTCGTCATCCTGCGTTAGCTGCTCTCGATCCCCGTCCTCGCAAGTTTGGCATCGATCGCTTACCAGAGTCGCTAACGACGATCGATCCAGAGGGACAGATTGCGATTTTGTGCAACGGAGCCGCTTTAACGATGACAACGATGGATATGATCGCTCAAGCAGGCGGAAAATTACTGCACTATGTCAATATCGGCAGTGACACGCACCACAACTGGCAACCCGAAACGCTGTGCGATCGACTAGAGCAAGGTTTATCGTTGCTATCAAGAAATAAGCAAGTTAAAGCGATATTAATCAACATGGTGAGCGGAACGGTCAAGAGCGACCAAGTTGCAACCGCGATCGTTCGCTTTCTGCGTCCGCCTGCACCGACAAGAGCCATTAGCAACAAAGAAGATCTTAGAATCAGTCGGGGCGCTCCATCACCAAAGTTGGTTGTGCGGCTATTGGGCACGAACCTAACCGAAGCAAAAGAGCAACTCTCGGTCACTCCAGCCATTCTGATCGATGATTTGGATAGTGCGATCGCGCGGTTAATTGCTCTTGCGAAAAAACGAGAGAGTTAA
- the rpsO gene encoding 30S ribosomal protein S15, with the protein MALVQERKQEIISQYQVHETDTGSADVQVAMLTERINKLSLHLRSNKKDHASRTGLLKMIGQRKRLLAYIQKGDADRYRALITRLGIRG; encoded by the coding sequence ATGGCACTGGTACAAGAACGCAAACAAGAAATTATTAGCCAATATCAAGTTCACGAAACCGACACCGGATCGGCAGACGTGCAAGTGGCAATGCTCACCGAGCGCATCAACAAGCTCAGCCTGCACCTCAGAAGCAACAAAAAAGACCACGCTTCCCGCACCGGACTGCTGAAAATGATTGGTCAGCGCAAGCGCCTTCTTGCCTACATCCAGAAAGGCGATGCCGATCGCTATCGCGCTCTGATTACCCGTCTTGGTATCCGGGGTTAA
- a CDS encoding DUF4383 domain-containing protein, with amino-acid sequence MQDKFKISFKSLADLEKAVALILGITFLTIGIAGFLPQFMALPGSAPVTGDVYIPRLSSSDGYGHLFGLFPTNYVHNAVHIVVGLLGLAAATSFSGSLVYNQGFAIAYTAIVLFGLIPATNTTFGLMPIYGNNVWFNALTAVLAAYAGFVKPAELAKATEA; translated from the coding sequence ATGCAAGACAAATTTAAAATCTCCTTCAAAAGCCTAGCAGACCTAGAAAAGGCAGTTGCCCTCATTCTTGGCATTACTTTTCTAACGATCGGAATCGCTGGATTTCTTCCTCAATTCATGGCACTACCTGGAAGTGCCCCTGTAACGGGTGATGTCTATATTCCTCGCCTGTCTTCTTCGGATGGTTACGGTCACTTGTTTGGATTGTTCCCGACCAACTATGTGCATAATGCAGTGCATATCGTTGTTGGTTTGTTGGGACTTGCCGCAGCAACTAGCTTCAGCGGTTCACTTGTCTATAACCAAGGTTTTGCAATCGCTTACACCGCGATCGTACTGTTCGGCTTGATTCCTGCAACTAATACCACCTTTGGTCTGATGCCAATCTACGGTAACAATGTTTGGTTTAACGCTCTAACGGCTGTACTCGCGGCTTATGCGGGATTTGTAAAACCCGCGGAACTGGCAAAAGCAACCGAAGCATAA
- a CDS encoding mechanosensitive ion channel family protein, translated as MLSSSALAQNPVLPSPKLELPQFSNTEVRTAPVRLDGRELFQIAVPANSGASQPNQSSALQVRVQGIEATLQRLANQTSAAAPQVTATIDTSSNLPIITVNRQYLMTVTTLDAQLQGQELTTYAESLTQIIRDGLIQAQRERQPEFIAQQAGKASAILLGMVALSWLVSRLQAYLRRHQRHQHSEALSLSELPPNTPEMASSRTQLMVKQQLANRQQRTMKDVRRRSLQLVQLIIWATGGYTILGLFPQTRSLQPLVLSTPLKVLGIIVLTYLAIRFSELLIDRLFIALDIPQQSTPDVSQRVALRVSTFSRVVKGLSTLIWVSISLITILSILGIQVLPLLAGAGIIGLGISLASQNLIKDVINGFLILLEDQYAVGDVIQVGTMTGFVESISLRITQIRNSEGRLITIPNSAISIVENLSKDWSRVDLSIAIAFDADVDQAIHLIEKVGQDISHDPNWQTKILETPQVLGVENISNEGVTIRIWIKTQPLQQWYVGREFRKRLKRALDAAGISIAIPQQAFSVRGAIDDEIFDPNENENSNLQQSSNPNKAN; from the coding sequence ATGTTGAGTTCTTCGGCTCTAGCGCAGAATCCTGTTCTACCGAGTCCAAAACTGGAACTCCCGCAATTTAGCAATACCGAGGTCAGAACGGCTCCAGTCCGTCTAGATGGACGAGAACTGTTTCAGATTGCGGTTCCAGCCAACAGTGGAGCAAGTCAGCCGAACCAAAGCAGCGCGCTTCAAGTCCGAGTGCAAGGCATCGAAGCAACGCTACAGCGCCTCGCAAATCAAACCAGCGCGGCTGCACCACAGGTTACCGCGACGATCGACACCAGCAGTAATCTGCCTATAATTACGGTGAATCGGCAGTATCTCATGACTGTGACGACGCTGGATGCTCAACTGCAAGGACAAGAACTAACGACTTATGCAGAAAGTTTGACGCAAATCATTCGGGACGGTCTGATTCAGGCACAGCGCGAACGGCAGCCTGAATTTATTGCACAACAGGCAGGGAAGGCGAGCGCGATTTTGTTGGGTATGGTTGCTTTAAGTTGGCTGGTTTCTCGCTTGCAAGCTTACCTCCGAAGGCATCAAAGACACCAGCACAGCGAAGCATTATCTCTCTCTGAATTGCCGCCCAATACGCCTGAAATGGCGAGTTCTCGCACTCAGTTGATGGTGAAACAACAGTTAGCAAATCGTCAGCAACGCACCATGAAAGATGTGCGCCGTCGATCGCTTCAGCTTGTGCAGCTCATCATTTGGGCAACGGGTGGATATACGATTTTAGGGCTGTTTCCGCAAACGCGATCGCTTCAGCCGCTTGTGCTTTCGACTCCGTTGAAGGTATTAGGAATTATTGTTCTAACCTATCTAGCGATTCGATTCAGTGAACTATTAATCGATCGTCTCTTTATTGCGCTTGATATTCCCCAGCAATCTACTCCGGATGTTTCTCAACGAGTGGCGCTGCGTGTCTCGACTTTCTCCCGCGTTGTCAAAGGGTTATCTACACTGATTTGGGTCAGCATTAGTTTGATCACAATCTTATCGATTCTTGGGATCCAAGTTTTGCCATTGTTAGCAGGTGCGGGAATTATTGGACTTGGCATCTCTTTAGCGTCGCAGAACTTAATTAAGGATGTGATTAATGGATTTCTGATTCTGTTGGAAGATCAGTACGCAGTCGGAGATGTGATCCAAGTTGGAACGATGACGGGATTTGTTGAATCAATTAGCTTAAGGATTACGCAGATTCGCAATTCAGAAGGGCGATTAATTACGATTCCAAACAGTGCGATTTCGATCGTCGAGAATCTTTCTAAGGATTGGTCGCGGGTTGATTTATCGATTGCGATCGCGTTTGATGCCGATGTGGATCAGGCGATTCACTTAATCGAAAAAGTTGGACAGGACATTAGCCACGACCCAAACTGGCAAACCAAAATATTAGAAACACCCCAAGTCTTAGGAGTTGAAAATATCAGCAATGAAGGAGTCACAATCCGAATTTGGATTAAAACTCAACCGTTGCAGCAATGGTATGTGGGGCGCGAATTTCGGAAGCGATTAAAGCGAGCGCTGGATGCGGCAGGAATCTCGATCGCCATTCCGCAACAAGCTTTTTCGGTGCGAGGCGCGATTGACGATGAAATTTTTGACCCCAATGAGAATGAGAACTCTAACCTTCAACAATCCTCTAACCCTAATAAGGCGAATTGA
- the aroF gene encoding 3-deoxy-7-phosphoheptulonate synthase: MIVVMKVGSPEAEIARLTEEFSTWGLSPEKIVGKHKVVIGLVGDTAEMEPLQIQESSDWIEQVLRVEQPFKRASREYRHGEASEVPISTPNGVVYIGENHPIVTVAGPCSVENEEMIIETARRVKAAGAQFLRGGAFKPRTSPYAFQGHGESALGLLAAAREATGLGIITELMDAADLEPLAEVADVIQIGARNMQNFSLLKKVGAQDKPILLKRGMAATIEDWLMAAEYILAAGNPNVILCERGIRTFDREYARNTLDLAAIPVLRTLTHLPIMIDPSHGTGRAEYVPAMAMASVAAGTDSLMIEVHPNPKKALSDGPQSLTPDQFDQLMKQLAIVGKPLGRWTEQRQPIAV; this comes from the coding sequence ATGATTGTGGTTATGAAAGTCGGCTCCCCGGAAGCCGAAATCGCCCGCCTCACCGAAGAGTTCTCGACTTGGGGACTCTCTCCCGAAAAGATTGTTGGAAAGCATAAAGTCGTGATTGGCTTGGTCGGTGACACGGCTGAGATGGAGCCACTCCAGATTCAAGAATCCAGCGATTGGATCGAGCAGGTTTTACGAGTTGAGCAACCCTTCAAGCGGGCAAGCCGCGAGTATCGTCACGGTGAAGCCAGCGAAGTTCCGATTTCAACCCCGAATGGTGTCGTTTACATCGGTGAGAATCACCCAATCGTCACGGTCGCAGGCCCTTGCTCGGTCGAAAACGAAGAGATGATTATCGAAACGGCTCGTCGAGTCAAAGCAGCAGGCGCACAGTTCCTTAGAGGTGGCGCATTCAAGCCCCGGACTTCTCCCTATGCATTCCAAGGACACGGAGAAAGCGCACTCGGTTTGCTGGCAGCAGCACGTGAAGCGACCGGACTGGGGATTATTACAGAATTAATGGATGCCGCAGATCTAGAACCGTTGGCAGAAGTAGCTGACGTGATTCAGATCGGCGCACGCAATATGCAAAACTTCTCGCTGTTGAAGAAAGTTGGCGCTCAAGACAAGCCGATTCTGCTCAAGCGGGGAATGGCAGCGACGATCGAAGACTGGCTGATGGCAGCAGAATACATCCTTGCTGCCGGAAACCCGAATGTAATTCTGTGCGAACGCGGAATTCGGACATTCGATCGCGAATACGCCCGAAATACTTTAGACCTCGCAGCGATCCCCGTTCTCAGAACGTTGACCCACCTGCCCATCATGATTGATCCAAGTCACGGAACCGGACGCGCTGAGTACGTTCCTGCAATGGCGATGGCATCGGTTGCAGCAGGAACTGATTCGCTGATGATCGAAGTTCACCCGAATCCGAAGAAAGCCTTATCGGATGGGCCGCAATCGCTCACCCCGGATCAGTTTGATCAATTGATGAAGCAGCTCGCGATCGTCGGTAAACCCCTCGGACGCTGGACAGAACAACGTCAACCCATCGCCGTTTAG
- a CDS encoding CoA-binding protein: MNFTPASKVIVQGILEPLGKLYAPLMQQYGTQIVAGVSPGHGGQTLAGIPVFDMLEQALPKVGGADTTVIFSPPYAALDAALEAISVGIRQIVLVSHGIPPLDMVHLIRKAEATETLIVGPNSPGVIVPGQVLLGIHPPEFYRPGAIGLVSRNGTLTYEVAWTLTQAGYGQSIAVSLGGDQIAGSTFPQWLQILDEDDQTDVIVLVGEIGGDFEETAARYIAEAIDKPVIAYVAGRSAPRNRRMGHAGAIIDLQAANVGPDLGTAESKVAAFKRAGIPVAERPSEIPEIVKRILKTPVREAI; the protein is encoded by the coding sequence ATGAATTTTACGCCAGCTAGCAAAGTCATTGTGCAGGGCATCCTAGAGCCATTGGGAAAACTCTATGCGCCACTCATGCAGCAGTATGGCACACAAATTGTCGCGGGTGTGAGTCCGGGTCACGGTGGGCAGACGCTTGCAGGAATTCCAGTGTTCGATATGCTCGAACAAGCCTTACCAAAGGTTGGTGGGGCAGATACAACAGTAATTTTCTCGCCACCTTATGCCGCGTTGGATGCAGCCCTCGAAGCAATTTCGGTTGGCATCCGTCAGATTGTCCTCGTCAGTCACGGAATTCCCCCACTTGATATGGTACATCTGATTCGCAAAGCTGAGGCAACTGAAACCTTGATTGTGGGCCCAAACAGTCCGGGTGTGATTGTACCGGGACAAGTGCTGCTAGGGATTCATCCGCCAGAGTTTTACCGACCGGGTGCGATCGGGCTTGTAAGCCGCAATGGAACGCTCACGTATGAAGTGGCTTGGACGCTGACACAGGCGGGGTATGGACAATCGATCGCAGTGAGCTTAGGAGGTGATCAGATCGCGGGTTCCACGTTTCCGCAGTGGCTTCAGATCTTGGACGAAGATGATCAGACTGATGTGATTGTGCTGGTTGGGGAAATTGGCGGGGACTTTGAAGAAACCGCAGCCCGATATATTGCAGAAGCGATCGACAAACCTGTGATTGCCTATGTGGCAGGTCGCAGCGCTCCCCGAAATCGCCGCATGGGACACGCGGGCGCCATTATTGATTTACAGGCTGCGAATGTTGGGCCTGATTTGGGAACCGCAGAAAGCAAGGTTGCAGCCTTTAAACGTGCAGGAATCCCAGTGGCTGAACGCCCTTCTGAGATTCCTGAGATCGTGAAACGAATTTTGAAAACGCCTGTGCGAGAAGCAATCTAG
- a CDS encoding SDR family oxidoreductase translates to MSASSQVVLITGASAGIGAALAQTLADRLPNVRLILAARSIDKLEKIADRIRQSGVEVLVVATDMGQPDQVKALAQTAIDKFGRVDVLVNNAGYGQMGPVELIPIESVQRQFQVNVIGAIGLIQALIPVMRDHGGGKIINVSSLGGRIAFPFGGLYSASKFALESLSDSLRRELEPFNIRVSVIEPGPVSTEFFDVVDREVHNTMPDGKNTPYRAAFEQLKNLDKITKRQAWTSERVATVIIKAIVAKHPRSRYIAATAGGLTVFMMTKALPTWIVDRFWQRFYGIDRVAKEWKTRHRQPSL, encoded by the coding sequence ATGTCTGCGTCGTCTCAAGTCGTTTTAATTACGGGTGCATCGGCGGGAATCGGAGCCGCACTCGCGCAAACGTTAGCCGATCGCTTGCCCAACGTCCGATTGATTCTGGCGGCTCGGAGCATCGATAAATTAGAAAAAATCGCCGATCGGATTCGTCAGTCTGGAGTTGAAGTTCTCGTTGTCGCAACGGATATGGGACAACCGGATCAGGTCAAGGCGTTGGCGCAGACGGCGATCGACAAGTTTGGGCGCGTAGATGTACTGGTGAATAATGCGGGTTACGGACAGATGGGGCCTGTTGAGTTGATTCCGATCGAATCCGTTCAGCGACAATTTCAGGTGAATGTGATTGGGGCGATCGGATTGATTCAAGCCTTAATTCCGGTGATGCGCGATCACGGCGGCGGCAAAATTATTAATGTCAGTTCGCTCGGAGGTCGGATTGCGTTTCCGTTTGGTGGATTGTACAGCGCTTCTAAGTTTGCGCTGGAATCGCTCAGCGATAGTCTGCGGCGGGAATTAGAGCCGTTTAATATTCGAGTCAGCGTGATTGAACCGGGGCCTGTCAGTACAGAATTTTTTGATGTGGTCGATCGTGAAGTTCATAACACGATGCCCGATGGGAAGAATACACCCTATCGAGCCGCGTTTGAGCAACTGAAAAACTTGGATAAAATTACAAAACGTCAGGCTTGGACTTCGGAGCGTGTCGCGACTGTGATCATCAAGGCGATCGTGGCGAAGCATCCCCGCTCTCGTTACATTGCAGCGACCGCAGGCGGCTTGACTGTATTTATGATGACAAAGGCACTTCCCACATGGATCGTCGATCGCTTTTGGCAAAGATTCTACGGCATCGATCGCGTTGCCAAGGAATGGAAAACTCGTCACCGTCAGCCCTCCCTGTAA
- a CDS encoding PAM68 family protein, with product MPDNAPDPNSERLPFEPGRKKAKSSAKPAPEPAKTPAKEAKPALIEKRPKSSPKKAQAPAPSREDLAVPEVVSRRMARRMAFFCGVPTTLGIATFVVSYFIVTQGIYKLPNTAVVLVSMLFFGLGVVGLSYGILSASWDEDRVGGIVGASEFSTNFGRLTGAWKEAREQQRQKRSQN from the coding sequence ATGCCCGATAACGCCCCTGATCCCAACTCAGAGCGACTTCCATTCGAGCCAGGACGCAAGAAAGCGAAGTCATCCGCAAAACCCGCGCCCGAACCCGCGAAAACTCCCGCAAAAGAAGCAAAGCCAGCCCTAATCGAGAAGCGCCCCAAATCTTCTCCGAAAAAGGCTCAGGCCCCCGCTCCCAGCCGCGAAGATCTCGCTGTCCCTGAAGTGGTCAGTCGGCGGATGGCGCGGCGGATGGCGTTCTTTTGCGGCGTTCCGACGACGTTGGGCATCGCTACATTTGTGGTCAGCTATTTCATCGTGACCCAAGGCATTTACAAATTGCCGAATACTGCGGTTGTGCTTGTGAGTATGCTCTTTTTTGGGTTAGGGGTGGTTGGATTGTCCTACGGCATTCTCTCAGCCTCGTGGGACGAAGATCGCGTCGGTGGAATTGTTGGAGCCAGCGAATTCTCGACCAACTTTGGACGACTGACCGGAGCCTGGAAAGAAGCCCGCGAGCAGCAGCGCCAAAAACGCAGCCAGAATTAG
- a CDS encoding bifunctional hydroxymethylpyrimidine kinase/phosphomethylpyrimidine kinase, translated as MNDGIELLRSHRDRLFELIDRFSEATVLVVGDLTLDEFLNGEVERVSREAPVLILRHEETQQIPGGGANAIYNFAQLGATVKAVGLLGKDIQGQALAQLLEAAGVDIEGVVWEVDRPTVTKTRITGHSRQSVTQQIVRIDRKSNALPALELQQQLAAYIRDQIDHVDAIVCSDYGDGTLTQPVIEAALEHSRTIVDSQKQIPRYQDAMIFTPNLPEAELAVGYAIGDAASLSRAGRDLLRLTHAQYILITRGEQGMTLFDRSGNEQHIPAFNRTKVFDVTGAGDTVVAALTLGLIAGATVWEAVVLGNLAASIVVRRFGTTTTTTTEMKTALETLIERSELEVVAFNNY; from the coding sequence ATGAATGACGGGATTGAGTTACTACGATCGCATCGAGATCGCCTATTTGAATTAATCGATCGATTTTCTGAAGCGACTGTATTAGTGGTCGGAGATTTGACGCTAGATGAATTTCTCAATGGGGAAGTCGAACGAGTATCACGGGAAGCTCCGGTGCTGATTCTGCGCCACGAAGAAACGCAGCAAATTCCGGGCGGCGGCGCGAATGCAATCTACAATTTTGCCCAATTGGGAGCGACAGTTAAAGCAGTGGGACTCCTCGGAAAAGACATTCAAGGGCAAGCACTAGCACAACTGTTAGAAGCAGCAGGAGTCGATATAGAAGGGGTCGTTTGGGAGGTCGATCGACCCACTGTAACCAAAACTCGAATTACAGGACACTCGCGCCAGTCTGTAACACAGCAGATTGTGAGAATTGATCGTAAATCGAATGCGTTACCCGCGCTTGAACTTCAGCAGCAGTTAGCCGCTTATATTCGCGATCAGATTGATCACGTTGATGCGATCGTCTGCTCTGATTACGGCGATGGGACGCTAACGCAACCGGTGATCGAAGCAGCATTAGAGCATTCAAGAACGATCGTTGATTCGCAAAAGCAGATTCCGCGTTATCAGGATGCAATGATTTTTACGCCTAACTTACCCGAAGCAGAGTTAGCCGTTGGATATGCGATCGGTGATGCTGCATCGCTGTCTAGAGCAGGGCGAGATTTACTACGATTAACGCACGCGCAATACATTCTGATCACCCGTGGTGAACAAGGGATGACATTGTTCGATCGTTCCGGCAACGAGCAGCATATTCCCGCTTTCAATCGTACAAAGGTTTTTGATGTGACTGGAGCCGGAGATACGGTGGTCGCTGCGTTAACACTTGGATTAATTGCAGGCGCAACGGTCTGGGAAGCAGTGGTGTTAGGCAATTTAGCAGCAAGTATTGTGGTGAGACGATTCGGAACGACAACGACAACGACAACGGAGATGAAAACGGCATTAGAAACGCTGATTGAGCGATCGGAGCTTGAAGTCGTAGCATTCAACAATTACTAA